In Hyla sarda isolate aHylSar1 chromosome 12, aHylSar1.hap1, whole genome shotgun sequence, a genomic segment contains:
- the LOC130296956 gene encoding keratin, type I cytoskeletal 12-like, translated as MSYASSIKMKTSSQKVQSSRGSSYGGFSSASLSGAGFGGGLASQSGWISYASSGFGGSDVLLHGGEKQTMQNLNDRLASYLDKVRALELANSELEVKIREWYEQHHSSNNSQSRDYSKYFQVIEDLKSKIIAGSTSNARIVLQIDNARLAADDFRMKYENELALRQSVETDINGLRRVLDELTLSRSDLELQLESLTEELAFLKKNHQEEINSVKGGSGQVNVEMDAAPGVDLTKLLNDMRADYEVVAEKNRKEAEEWFLKKSNELKKEISVGAHEVQTSRSEISELRRSLQSLEIELQAQISMKNSLEGTLAETEGRYCVQLGQLQAQISSVEEQLHQVRSDVERQRAEYVQLLDIKTRLEMEIETYRRLLEGELGSITIQQTKSQTSSVDSKKDPTKTRKVKTIVEEVINGKVVSTQVNEVEEKMN; from the exons ATGTCCTACGCCAGCAGTATAAAGATGAAAACATCCAGCCAAAAAGTGCAAAGCAGCCGGGGCAGCAGCTATGGAGGATTCAGCAGTGCGTCCCTGTCCGGAGCTGGTTTTGGTGGAGGATTGGCATCTCAAAGTGGCTGGATCAGCTATGCCAGCTCTGGCTTCGGTGGCAGCGATGTTCTCTTGCATGGTGgggagaagcagaccatgcaaAACCTGAATGATCGTCTGGCTTCCTACCTGGACAAAGTGAGAGCTTTGGAGTTGGCGAATTCTGAGCTGGAGGTGAAGATAAGAGAATGGTACGAGCAGCATCATTCCAGCAACAACTCCCAATCCCGAGATTACTCCAAATACTTCCAGGTCATCGAAGATCTCAAAAGCAAG ATCATTGCAGGAAGCACAAGCAATGCCCGGATCGTCCTCCAGATTGACAACGCCAGGCTGGCAGCCGATGACTTCAGAATGAA GTATGAGAATGAGCTGGCTCTACGTCAGAGCGTGGAGACTGATATCAATGGCCTTCGACGTGTGCTGGATGAACTGACCCTCTCAAGATCTGACCTTGAGTTGCAGCTCGAATCTTTGACTGAAGAGCTGGCCTTCCTCAAGAAGAACCACCAAGAG GAGATTAATTCCGTCAAGGGGGGAAGTGGTCAAGTGAATGTTGAGATGGATGCAGCTCCAGGTGTGGATCTCACCAAACTTCTGAATGATATGAGAGCAGATTATGAAGTTGTTGCTGAGAAGAACCGCAAGGAAGCAGAGGAGTGGTTCCTTAAGAAG AGCAATGAACTTAAAAAGGAAATCTCCGTCGGAGCACATGAAGTCCAGACAAGCCGCTCCGAGATATCAGAGCTTAGGCGCTCACTCCAAAGTCTTGAGATTGAACTTCAGGCTCAGATCTCTATG AAAAACTCTCTTGAAGGAACACTAGCAGAGACAGAAGGTCGCTACTGCGTTCAGCTTGGCCAACTCCAGGCCCAGATCAGCAGCGTTGAAGAACAGTTGCATCAGGTCCGATCTGATGTGGAAAGACAGAGAGCAGAGTATGTACAGCTTTTGGATATCAAGACCAGACTAGAGATGGAGATTGAAACCTACAGACGCCTGCTGGAAGGAGAACTAGG GTCCATCACTATACAGCAGACCAAGTCACAAACCTCATCAGTCGACTCCAAAAAAG ATCCAACCAAAACAAGGAAAGTGAAAACAATAGTGGAAGAGGTCATCAACGGGAAAGTGGTCTCCACTCAGGTTAATGAAGTTGAAGAGAAGATGAATTAA